The following is a genomic window from Amycolatopsis sp. BJA-103.
CGCGAGGTTCGCGTAGCGGAAGTCCTGGTAGTTGCCCGCGAGCTGGCCGGCGACGCGGTCGGCCCAGCCACGGACGCCGTTGGGCGACGACGGGTCCTCGTCGCCGACACCCTCGGTGAAGGAGTCACCCAGACAAACTAAGCGGTCGGTCATAAAACGATGTTACCGAAGCCGCCGGTCAGGGGAGTCGGCTGGGTTGACGGAGACGGTCACCCCTGTTCGGTCTTCTCCGGCACGGACGTGGCTCATTCTTCGGCGTCAGGCACGTTTTCCTTTCCTTCCGGCGTATAGAGCAAAAGGAACGCGAAAATCCCCGCGATTCCGGCGATGACGCAGACGTTGTCGGCGATATCGGTGCCGAACGCCGTCACGAGCTGCCCTGAGCCGACGATGATGCCGAGGGTTTGCCCTGCGACGACCACGCCGCCGCCGACGAGGAACGCGAACAGGCAGACGCGGGTCGCGGCCAGCAGGATCCGGTACACGGTGATCACGCTCCAGGCAGCCACAGCACGCCGACGGCCATGAGCACGCCGAACAGCAGTGTGGGCAACAGGTAGTAGAGGACGACCGGGACGAAGATCCGTACCGGGTTGATCTCAGCGATACCCGCCGCGACGTAGAGCGGTGCCGCGCCCGGCGGTGAGCATCCCTCCGACGACGCCCACACGAGGATGGCGGCGAAGGCGACGTGCGGAGGGATGCCGGCGGCGGTCAGCGCGGCGAACGCCACCGGGCCGACCGCGGCGACCGTGGACGTCGTGTTGAGCGGTCCCGCGACGAGCACGATGACGACGCCGACCACGATGGCCGCCACCAGCGGGGAGACTCCGGTGAGTCCTTCCAGGTAGGGCTTCAGCTGATCGTCGAGGCCGAGCGTCTTGAGCACGTTCGACGCGGCGAACGCGGAGATCATCGTGACCCCGACCAGGCCGAGCTTGGGCCCGACGGCCCCGAACAGATCCCACCACTGAGCCCGCCCCTTCGGCAGCAGCTTCCGCTCGACGAGCAGGCCGACCAGCAACATGACGATCGGCAGCCAGATGAGCAGCGGGATCGCGTCGGGAGCGTCGATGCCGATGCGGGCCGAGACGAAGTCCGCGGTCGGCGGGGCGGTGAGCAGGATCGGGACGGCGATCGAGCCGAGGACGACCAGCGACGGCCAGCCGACCTTGAACGACGCGCGCAGCGGATGGATGTCCTGCGGCTCCATCGCCTGGACGCCGCGGCGTTTGACGATCACGTAGGCCATGATCAGCCGCATCCCGACCATCCACGCGCCGGTGACGAAGATCGTCGCGACGATGTCGCCCGCGCCGAGCACCGGCATCACGGTCGGCGCGGCCAGAAGGATGAAGAACGCGCCGCTGAACGGGAAGGTGGCGCCGACACCGGCGTTCCCGGACAGCACGAGCGCCGCGGTCTCGCCGCTGGCCTTGGACCGCTTCATCCAGGGGATGGTGATCGACCCGACCGTGGCGACGATCGCTGCACCGTTGTGGGCGACCGCGCCGAACAGTCCGGAGGCGACGGTCGCCGCGTAGGCCGATCCACCCCGCCGTCGGCCGAGGAACGAGCTGAGGATGTCGACCATCCGCTGCACCAGCCCGGTCCTGGTGAGCAGTTCGCTGACGAAGACGAACGCCAGCGCGGCGAAGGTGATCTCGGATTTGAGCCCGTCGACCAGGCTTTCCCAGGCGACGGTGAAGAAGTCCGTGCCCGCGAACGCGGCGGTGACGAGAAAGCCGACCACCATCGCTTCGCCGATGTTGCGTTTGAAGACCGCGTTCCACACGACGATGGCGGCGATGAACGCGATCAGTGCCAGGATCGCGTTCATCCGCGGGTCCGGGGTGAGTGGCCGGTGACGAGGCCGGCGTCGCGGTAGGCGGTCTTCGCCTCCGGTCCGGAGAGGAACCGCAGCAGGTCCGCGGCTTCGGGCGGGGCCGAAGGGCCGAGCGCGGCGGAGAGTTCGCTGTAGTGCTGGGCTCCGTCGGGGAGCGGGCCGATGATCCGCGCCTGCGGGACGAACTTCAGTTCGCTGATCTGCTGGACGGCGAGGTCCGCGCGGCCGTCGGTGACGGCGAGGGCGGTGAAGCCCTTCTCGACGATGGTGGCTCGCGCGTTCACCTCGTCGGCGACGCCCAGGTCCTGGATCAGCCGGGCGAAGTGGATGCCGCTTGCGCCGCTGCGTGAGTAGGCGACGGATCGCGCCGAGGTGAGGGCAGTGCGGAGCGCGTCCACCGTGCCGATGTCGGGGCTGTCCAGTTCCGGTGCGGTGGCGATCCCGATCCCGCTCTTCGCCAGCACCACACGGGAATCGGGGGTGATCGCGCCCGCGGCCGCCAGTGCGGCGAAGGCGCTGGACACGGCGATCACGATGTCGGGCTGAGCGCCTTGAGCGATCTTCTCGACCAGGATGGTGGTGGGGTCGAACGTGACCTCGACTTCGACGGCGTGCTTCTTCGTGAACGCGTGCAGCAGCACGTCGTCGAGTGCCTTCTTGACGGAGAGGGCGCTGAACAGGGTGATCATGGGGTGTCCCTTCGAGCGGGTGGGGAGTGGAGGGCGTCGCGCCGGCGATCGGTCAGCGGACGGGTGGGGAGACCCCGCAGGAGCAGGAAGATCTCCGCGGTGTGCTCGAGTTCTTCGAGGGTGTCCAAGGCGGTGTCGAGGTTCGTCCCGGCGACCACCGGGCCGTGGTTGGCGAGCAGCAGCGCCGGATGGCCGACGGCGGCGCGGGCGATCGGCTCGCTGATGCCGGGGTCTCCGGGCGGGTGGTACGGGAGCAAAGGGAGACGGCCGACCCGCATCGCGAAGTACGCGGTCAGCGGTGGGATGACGTCGTCCGGGTCGAGGCCGTCCAGGCAGGAGACGGCGGCGGAATACGTCGAGTGGGTGTGCACGACCGCGCTGTCGGACGGGCGCTGCCGCAGCACGATCGCGTGGAAGAACGCTTCCTTCGACGGCGGTGGTCCGGCGAGGTGGTTTCCGTCTGCGTCGAGGAGCGACAGATCCCCTGGTCGCACGGTGCCGAGGCAGGCTCCGGTGGGTGTGACGAGGATCTGCTCGCCGTGGCGCACCGAAATGTTGCCCGTGCGGCCGTGGGTGAGCCCGCGGTCGTACAGCGACCGTGCCGCGGCGATGACGCGTTCGCGGTGGAGCCTGTCGCCGGTCATGAGGCGGACGCCGTCGCGAGGAGATCCGGATCGCCGAAGTTGCCCGACTTGAGCAACAAGGCGGGATGACGGTCGCCGACGGGGTGGATCCACGGCACACCCGGTGCGGCTTCCGCCCCGATGACCCCGCCGCGGACGTCGAGTGCGGTGACGATCGCGCCGGAGGTTTCACCGCCGGCGGCCACGAGACGGCGCACACCGCGTCCGGCGAGACCGAGGGCGATGAGCCCGGTCGCCTTCTCCAGTATCCCGGCCGACCGCTCGACGCCCAGTTCTTCTTGGGTGCGCTTGAGCTCCGCCGGACTCGACGACGAGTAGACGAGCGGTCCGGGTTCGGTCAAGGAGTCGTACCAGGCGAGTGCTTCCGCCGCGAGGGCGTCCGGATCCGGCGTCGCCACCGGGTCGAGCCGGTGTGCGGGACGGCCCAGCCGCAGCATGACGGCGACCTGTTCCAGCGTTCGCGCCGAGCAGCTTCCGGACAGCACCACGGCCGGCCCCGCCGGTGCGCGGGTCTCGGTCGGCAGGGGAGTGGCGGAAGCTCGCGCGGCGGCGAGCCCGGCCGCGAGGCCCGCCGCACCCGCGACGAGCGGCGCGCTCACCACGACCCGGCCCAGGAGACGGAGGTCGTCTTCGGTGAGCGCGTCGACGAGGACGTAGCCGCTCTTGCCGTAGATCGCTTCGCGCACGGCGGTTTCCCCGCGCCGGACGACGTCGTGCGTGACGAGGTCGACCGGTGTGGTGGTCTGCGCCCGCAGCAGCCGAGGCAGGTGGGAGTCCGTCATCGGGGTCGCGGGATGGTCGCGCATGGGCGATTCGGCCAGCAGGGTCTCGCCGACGAAGAGATGCCCCTGATACTGCGTGCGCCCGTGCTCCGGAGAACTCGGCGTCATCACGGCACCATCGGACGACAGCACCCGCGACAACGCGTCGAGGACCGGGCCGATGTTGCCGTGTGGCGTCGAGTCGAAAGTGGAGCAGTACTTGAAGTAGATCTGCTCCGCCTTCCGGTTTCGCAGCCACCGCAACGCTTCCAAGGACGACGAGACCGCGTCCTCGGCGGGGATCGCGCGGCTCTTGAGCGCGATCACGATCGCGTCGTGCGTCGGAAGTACCTCGGTTTCGGGCGGGACGCCGAAGAACAGCAGGGTGCGCAGGCCGCCACGGCGGAAGGCGACCGCGACGTCGGTCGCGCCGGTGAAGTCGTCGGCTATCGCGCCGAGAGTGCCGGTCATTTCCCGATCGCCGCCTTCAGTCTCGCCGCGGCGCTGCGGGGCCCGGACACGACAGGCACACCGAGTGCCGCGGCGAGTTCCTCCGCTGCCGGGGCGAGGGAGTACTGGGCGAGCAGGACGAGGTCCCAGCCGTCGCCCCGTGCCCGGCAGGTTTCGACGAGCTCGTCCGGCGCGAGCAGCCCGCCGACCTCGACGGTGATTCCCTTGTCGCGCGCCGCCTGCTCGAAACGCGCCGTTGAGTCGCTCAGTGCCGAGGCCAGCGAGGCGACCACGAGGATCCTGGTGTGACCGCTGGAAAGCGCTTCGTCGAAGGCCGCCTCGTCCGGGGCCAGGAGCGGGACCGGCGCGTCGACCTGCTTCGTGACTTCGCCGTAGAGCGAGCAGGTGAGCAGCACGCCGTCGGCGCCGCCGGCGACCGCGTAGTCGATGAGGCGGCGCATCCGGTCGTCCAGAGCGGGGGTGCGGCCGTCCTGGCCGACGTCGGCCAGGAGCCGGTCGTCGAGGATGTTCCAGGGCCGGGCCTGGGGGAATCCCGTCGCCAACGCACTGACGGCGGGCGGGATCGCGGCCGGGGTGGCGCTGATCAGCGCGATGCGCGGGTTCATCGGAGTTGCTCCTTGATCCAGGCCAGTCCCGCTTCGGTGGTGGTGGCGGGCCCGTATTCGCAGCCGATCCAGCCGTCGTAGCCCTCGGACTTCAAGGTGTCGAAGACGGCGGTCCAGGGAATGCCGCCGGTGCCGGGTTCGGCGCGTCCGGGCGAGTCGGCGATCTGCACGTGGGCGGTCCGGGGCAGGAACTCCCGCAGCGCCGCGACGACGTCTTTCTCGTCGATGGAGGCGTGGTAGACGTCGAAGAGCAGACTCACGTGGTCTTGGCCGATCGCGTCGGCCACCGCGGCCGCGTGTGCCTGGCCGTCGAGGACGAAGCCCGGCGCGTCCTGCTTGTTCTGCGCCTCCAGCAGCAGCCGGACGCCGCTGCCGCGCGCCCGATCCGCCGCCCACGCGATGTTCGCGACGTACTGCGCGAAGGCGCGGTCCCGGGAGACGCCGGCGGGCCGGATCCCCGCGGGCAGGTGCAGGAAGGAACTGCCCAGGGCCACCGCGTACTCCAGGCCGAGCTCCACTCCCGCGCGGAACTCGGCCGCGCGACCGGGAAGGCACGCGTAGCCGAGCCGCTCGGGGGAGCCGGGTTCACCGGTGGGGGAGTTGACGAGGATCTGGGACAGGCCCGCGTCGGTGAGGCGCCGGACGAGGGTGGCGGCGGGGAAGGGGTACGGCGAGGCGTACTCGACGGCGGTGAAGCCTGCCGCCGCTGCCGCGTCGAAGCGCTGTTCGAAGGGGAGTTCCGTGAACAGCCACTTGAGGTTGGCGTCCAGGCGAAGTCCGTTGTGGAGGATCATCGGCGGTATCCGGGATTGGCGAGGTTGCCGGGATCGCGGCCCTGGAGGACGTCGATCACCTGCTGGGCGGCCATCAGGCTGGACCGCGACCGGGCCTGTTCGGTCGCGGCTCCGATGTGCGCGGTGACCACGACGTTGTCGAGACCGCGCAGCCTGCTGTCGAGTGGCAAGGGCTCCTCCGTGAGCACGTCCAGCGCCGCGCCCGCCAGCGCGCCGTTCTCCAGCGCGTCGGCGAGGGCTTCCTCGTCGACCACCTCTCCGCGCGCCGTGTTGATCAGGAAAGCCCCGGGTTTGACCTTCCGCAGCGCGGACGCGTCGATCAGGTGACGGGTGGAGTCGTCGAGGAAGATGTGCAGGCTGAGGAAGTCGGCCTCGGCCAGAACTTCGTCGAAGGTGCGGGCTTCGACGCCGGTCTCCGCCAGGAAGTCTTGGTCGGGGTAAGGATCGTGGGCGACGACCCGCATCCCGAGCGACAGCGCCAGCCGCGCGACGGTCTTGCCGATCGAACCCAGTCCGATCAGGCCGAGCACCGCGCCGTCGAGTTCCCGCCCGCTGCGCTGCTCCCAGCGTCCGGCCTGGACGCTCGCGATGTTCTGCGGGATCAAGCGGGCGCAGTTGAGCATGAGCGCCAGGACGTGTTCGGCGACCGACCGGCGGTTGGCGCCGGGGGTGTAGGTGACGGCCACACCGGCGCGGGTCGCGGCGTCGAGGTCGATGTTGTCGTAGCCGACGCCGCAGCGGCCGAACACCTTCAGCCGGGTCGCGGCCTCGATGACGTCGGCGGTGAAGGCGTCGGTGCCCGCGACGATCCCGTCGGCGTCACGGACGAGGTCGGCCAGGGGAGTGCCGGTGGCCTCGCGCTGCGCTGGGGTGGTGAAGGCGGTGTCGAAACCCGCGTCCGAGAGCAGCTTGTCGACCTCGCCGCCGGGCTTCAGATACGAGGTCGTCACGAGTACGCGCATGGTCATCCGGTTCGTTTCTCCTGTTCGAAGCTGCCTGATGCAAATACTATAGGATTCGTGTCAATACTATAGCGATGCAAGATCAAGGCCTCCGGACGCGCGGGATATCGTGAGGCGACTAAGGAGGGACACATGGCTTCCCCGCGGAGGTCCGGACGGCAGCCGCTCGCCGACCGGATGTACGAGGTGCTGCTGGGTCAGTTCACCGACGGCCGATGGTCCGCGGGCGAGCCGGTCAACATCGGTGCGCTGTCACGGGAACTCGACGTCAGCCAGACTCCGCTCCGGGAGGCGCTGGCGCGGCTGGAGCACACCGGGCTCGTCCGCCGCGAGGCGCTCAAGGGCTACCGGGTCGCCCCGCTGCTCACCGAGTTCGAGCTGATCAAGCTGATGGACGCCCGTCTCGTCCTCGAGCCCGCCCTCGCCTACGAAGCCGCCCGCCGCACGACACCCGAGTTCCTGGGGGAGGTGCTGGAGAGCGTCGACGACCTCGCGCGTGCCGCGACCTCGCCGGACACCGCGGCCTTCAGCGCGTACTGGACGATCGACGAACGGTTCCACCTGCTCATCGCCGCACAGGCGGACAACCCGTTCCTGGAGAAGGCGTACCGGTCGCTCGGCGGCCAGGTCCAGCGGTTCCGGTTCTTCGCGAAGCTCGGTTCGGCCAGGGGAGCGCCCGGCCTGGCGGCGGAGGAGCACCGAGCCGTCTACGAGGCGTTGGTAGCGGGGGAGGCGGACGAAGCGGCCGCCCGGATGCGACGGCACATCGAGAACGCGAAGCAGCGCGTCCTGGAGGACCGAAGGTCGGTCGAGGTCGCCGAACTGCCGTCCAGTCACTGAATCTTCTAAGTGTATAACGCCCTATACGTCGAGGCGACGCTCAAAAACAGTCGTTAATACGCCCAGAAAAACCTGCACTGACCGTGAAGGCCTCCTTGCCTACTCTCAAGGTAGGCAAGGAGGCCTTCACGGACTTCAGTTGACGGGCTCGCCGAACCAGCGTGCGAGGTGGTCGTCCAGGTCCTGCTGGTGCTCACCGATCCAGGCGATGTGTCCGTCGGGGCGGAGCAGAACCGCCGGAACCTCCAGTGCCGCGGTGGGATCCGCGAGGTGATCGACCCGGTCCGACCAGCCGCCGACGGTCAGGCGTTCGGTGCGGTCGAGCAGTAGACCGCGGCCCCCGTGGAGCCGGTCGTACAGGCGGCCCTGCTTCACCTCGATGTCGCGCAGGCGGCGTCCGAGCAGATCGGGGCCCTCGCCGAAGTCGTAGCGGATGCCGATCGCGGTGATCTTCTCGATCAGATACCGGTTCACGTCGTCGAAGTCCATCAGTTCGGTGAGCAGCCTGCGCACGGCCTGCGGACCCGGTTCGGTGGACGACAGTGCGATCTGGGCGCGGGTGTTGTCCAGCACGTCTTCGGCGACCGGATGACGTTCGGTCTGGTAGGTGTCGAGCAGGGTCTCCGGCGCCCAGCCGCGGATCTGCGCGGCCAGTTTCCAGCCGAGGTTGAACGCGTCCTGAACCCCCAGGTTGAGGCCCTGACCGCCCGCGGGCGGGTGGATGTGCGCCGCGTCGCCCGCCAGGAGCACCCTCCCGACCCGATACTTCTCCACCAGCCGGGTGGCGTCGCCGAAGCGGGACAGCCAGCGTGGTGAGTGCACGCCGAAGTCGGTTCCGGCGATGGTGCGCAGCTCTCGTTTGAAATCGTCGAGGGTGGGCGGCTCCGCGCGATCCTCGCTGACTTCCGCGGCGGGGACGACGACGCGATAGATTCCTTCGCCGAAGGGGCCGAGGCTGAAAACCTTGCTGGTCTCACGGATTTCGGCCACCTTGGCCGCGATCTCCTCCTGCGGTACGCCGACGGCCATCTCGCCCATCAGCGTGTCGTTCCGCGAGGGCTCGCCGGGGAAGCCGACGCCGAGCAGTTTGCGCACTGTGCTGCGCCCGCCGTCACAGCCGACGAGGTACCGCGACCGCAGCCGCTCCCCGCCGGTCAGTTCGACGGTCACCCCGTCGTCGTCCTGCTTGAAACCGGTCAGGGCACAACCGCGCCGGACCTGTGCGCCGAGTCCGATCGCGTGTTCTTCGAGCAGGTGATCGACGACCGGCTGCGGGATGCCCAGCAGGTAGGCGTGCGCGGAATCCAGGCCCTCGGGCTCGGGTTTGCCGATGGCGGCGAAGAAACCGGCGGCCGGACGCCTTCTGCCGCGTTCGAGGAAGCGCTCGAGCAGTCCGCGCATGGCCATCAGTTCGAGGCTGCGAATGTGCAGGCCGACGATCCGGACGAACGACACGGGCTCGGTTTCCTTTTCGAGGACGAGTACCCGTACGTCGTGCAGCCGGAGTTCGGCGGCCAGCATCGCGCCGGTCGGCCCGCCTCCGGCGATGATCACGTCGAAGTCATCGGTCCCGGAGGCCGGTGACGGCTCGGGGGTGAACTGCTGAAGGTGCATAGGTGGTGCCTTTCGGGAGTGCCTGTTGTCGAGGCGCTCCCGGCGACACCTACGTCAATCGCCCGACCGTAACGCAAGAGGGAGCACCCACATCGATACTGCGTTCATGGGTCTCACCTCCTGGGGCGATGTCACGGTCGAGTGCAAGGTACAAGCCCGGGTTCGCTCCGTCCACTCCTTTTCGCCTGCCGCGTGACCATGGAATCTGCACTACGACGATAAAAATCGACGCAGTGTAGACTTTGTGCTCAGGAGATCGTTTCGAGTCCTCTGGAGGGGCGATGAGCAAGCAGAAGTGGCTGATCACCGGTGTCAGCACGGGCCTTGGGCGTGCCTTCGCTCAAGCCGCCTTGGCCGCCGGGCACACCGTCGTGGGAACGGTCCGGTCCCAGGAGGATCTGCGGACCTTCGAAGAGCTCGAGCCCGGGGCCGCTCACGGCCGCATCTTGGACGTGACCGACGACGGTGCCGTCTCGGCGGTGGTCGCCGAGGTCGAGCAGACCGTCGGTCCCTTGGACGTTGTCATCGCCAACGCCGGCTACGGCGTGGAGGGCACTTTCGAGGAAACCCCGCTGGCCGAAGTGCGTCGGCAGTTCGAGGTGAACGTGTTCGGAGTGGTGGCCACCCTGCAGGCGGCGCTGCCTCACATGCGCGAGCGCCGCCGCGGGCATCTGATGGCCGTCACCTCGATGGGCGGGCTGATGGCGGTGCCCGGCATGTCCGCCTACTGCGGCAGCAAGTTCGCGCTGGAAGGCATTCTCGAGGCGCTGGGCAAGGAGGTGGCGCAGTTCGGGATCCACGTGACGGCGATCGAGCCGGGTTCGTTCCGCACCGACTGGGCGGGGCGGTCGATGTCCCGCGCCACCCGGACGATCGACGAGTACGACGAGCTGTTCACCCCCATCCGTGAAGCGCGGCAGAAGGCCAGTGGCAACCAGTTGGGCGATCCGGCGAAGGCCGGGGAGGCCCTCGTGCACATCACGTCGCTCGAGCGGCCGCCGTCCCATCTGTTGCTGGGCTCGGACGCGCTGCGGCTGGTCACCGCCGCGCGTACGGCCGTGGACGAGGACATCCGGACGTGGGAGGCGCTCTCCCGGACGACCGACTTCGCCGAGGGCGCGCAGCTCTGATGTCCAGGCGCACCACCGAGCGCAAGGGCGATGTCCGGGAGCGGGCCATCCTGGACACCTGCGAAGTCCTGCTGGCGCACAAGGGCTATGACGCGATGACCGTCGGGGACATCGCCCAGGGGGCCGGGATAACCCGTGGCGCCTTGTACTTCTACTTCGGCTCCAAGCAGGAGGTGGTCACCGCGCTGGCGGCCCGGACCGTCGAGCATCTGTGGGAACGGTCCCGCGTCGCCGCGGAGGCCGACGAGCCCGTCCAGGCCATCGCGGCGGCCATGCGGCGCACGGTCGAGCTGTGGAACGAGCACGGTCTTGTCATGCGGACGGCGATCGACCTTTCGTT
Proteins encoded in this region:
- a CDS encoding SLC13 family permease gives rise to the protein MNAILALIAFIAAIVVWNAVFKRNIGEAMVVGFLVTAAFAGTDFFTVAWESLVDGLKSEITFAALAFVFVSELLTRTGLVQRMVDILSSFLGRRRGGSAYAATVASGLFGAVAHNGAAIVATVGSITIPWMKRSKASGETAALVLSGNAGVGATFPFSGAFFILLAAPTVMPVLGAGDIVATIFVTGAWMVGMRLIMAYVIVKRRGVQAMEPQDIHPLRASFKVGWPSLVVLGSIAVPILLTAPPTADFVSARIGIDAPDAIPLLIWLPIVMLLVGLLVERKLLPKGRAQWWDLFGAVGPKLGLVGVTMISAFAASNVLKTLGLDDQLKPYLEGLTGVSPLVAAIVVGVVIVLVAGPLNTTSTVAAVGPVAFAALTAAGIPPHVAFAAILVWASSEGCSPPGAAPLYVAAGIAEINPVRIFVPVVLYYLLPTLLFGVLMAVGVLWLPGA
- a CDS encoding molybdate ABC transporter substrate-binding protein produces the protein MITLFSALSVKKALDDVLLHAFTKKHAVEVEVTFDPTTILVEKIAQGAQPDIVIAVSSAFAALAAAGAITPDSRVVLAKSGIGIATAPELDSPDIGTVDALRTALTSARSVAYSRSGASGIHFARLIQDLGVADEVNARATIVEKGFTALAVTDGRADLAVQQISELKFVPQARIIGPLPDGAQHYSELSAALGPSAPPEAADLLRFLSGPEAKTAYRDAGLVTGHSPRTRG
- the otnC gene encoding 3-oxo-tetronate 4-phosphate decarboxylase, with translation MTGDRLHRERVIAAARSLYDRGLTHGRTGNISVRHGEQILVTPTGACLGTVRPGDLSLLDADGNHLAGPPPSKEAFFHAIVLRQRPSDSAVVHTHSTYSAAVSCLDGLDPDDVIPPLTAYFAMRVGRLPLLPYHPPGDPGISEPIARAAVGHPALLLANHGPVVAGTNLDTALDTLEELEHTAEIFLLLRGLPTRPLTDRRRDALHSPPARRDTP
- the otnK gene encoding 3-oxo-tetronate kinase; the protein is MTGTLGAIADDFTGATDVAVAFRRGGLRTLLFFGVPPETEVLPTHDAIVIALKSRAIPAEDAVSSSLEALRWLRNRKAEQIYFKYCSTFDSTPHGNIGPVLDALSRVLSSDGAVMTPSSPEHGRTQYQGHLFVGETLLAESPMRDHPATPMTDSHLPRLLRAQTTTPVDLVTHDVVRRGETAVREAIYGKSGYVLVDALTEDDLRLLGRVVVSAPLVAGAAGLAAGLAAARASATPLPTETRAPAGPAVVLSGSCSARTLEQVAVMLRLGRPAHRLDPVATPDPDALAAEALAWYDSLTEPGPLVYSSSSPAELKRTQEELGVERSAGILEKATGLIALGLAGRGVRRLVAAGGETSGAIVTALDVRGGVIGAEAAPGVPWIHPVGDRHPALLLKSGNFGDPDLLATASAS
- a CDS encoding hydroxypyruvate isomerase family protein, encoding MILHNGLRLDANLKWLFTELPFEQRFDAAAAAGFTAVEYASPYPFPAATLVRRLTDAGLSQILVNSPTGEPGSPERLGYACLPGRAAEFRAGVELGLEYAVALGSSFLHLPAGIRPAGVSRDRAFAQYVANIAWAADRARGSGVRLLLEAQNKQDAPGFVLDGQAHAAAVADAIGQDHVSLLFDVYHASIDEKDVVAALREFLPRTAHVQIADSPGRAEPGTGGIPWTAVFDTLKSEGYDGWIGCEYGPATTTEAGLAWIKEQLR
- a CDS encoding phosphoglycerate dehydrogenase — encoded protein: MTMRVLVTTSYLKPGGEVDKLLSDAGFDTAFTTPAQREATGTPLADLVRDADGIVAGTDAFTADVIEAATRLKVFGRCGVGYDNIDLDAATRAGVAVTYTPGANRRSVAEHVLALMLNCARLIPQNIASVQAGRWEQRSGRELDGAVLGLIGLGSIGKTVARLALSLGMRVVAHDPYPDQDFLAETGVEARTFDEVLAEADFLSLHIFLDDSTRHLIDASALRKVKPGAFLINTARGEVVDEEALADALENGALAGAALDVLTEEPLPLDSRLRGLDNVVVTAHIGAATEQARSRSSLMAAQQVIDVLQGRDPGNLANPGYRR
- a CDS encoding GntR family transcriptional regulator: MASPRRSGRQPLADRMYEVLLGQFTDGRWSAGEPVNIGALSRELDVSQTPLREALARLEHTGLVRREALKGYRVAPLLTEFELIKLMDARLVLEPALAYEAARRTTPEFLGEVLESVDDLARAATSPDTAAFSAYWTIDERFHLLIAAQADNPFLEKAYRSLGGQVQRFRFFAKLGSARGAPGLAAEEHRAVYEALVAGEADEAAARMRRHIENAKQRVLEDRRSVEVAELPSSH
- the rox gene encoding rifampin monooxygenase, translating into MHLQQFTPEPSPASGTDDFDVIIAGGGPTGAMLAAELRLHDVRVLVLEKETEPVSFVRIVGLHIRSLELMAMRGLLERFLERGRRRPAAGFFAAIGKPEPEGLDSAHAYLLGIPQPVVDHLLEEHAIGLGAQVRRGCALTGFKQDDDGVTVELTGGERLRSRYLVGCDGGRSTVRKLLGVGFPGEPSRNDTLMGEMAVGVPQEEIAAKVAEIRETSKVFSLGPFGEGIYRVVVPAAEVSEDRAEPPTLDDFKRELRTIAGTDFGVHSPRWLSRFGDATRLVEKYRVGRVLLAGDAAHIHPPAGGQGLNLGVQDAFNLGWKLAAQIRGWAPETLLDTYQTERHPVAEDVLDNTRAQIALSSTEPGPQAVRRLLTELMDFDDVNRYLIEKITAIGIRYDFGEGPDLLGRRLRDIEVKQGRLYDRLHGGRGLLLDRTERLTVGGWSDRVDHLADPTAALEVPAVLLRPDGHIAWIGEHQQDLDDHLARWFGEPVN
- a CDS encoding oxidoreductase, which encodes MSKQKWLITGVSTGLGRAFAQAALAAGHTVVGTVRSQEDLRTFEELEPGAAHGRILDVTDDGAVSAVVAEVEQTVGPLDVVIANAGYGVEGTFEETPLAEVRRQFEVNVFGVVATLQAALPHMRERRRGHLMAVTSMGGLMAVPGMSAYCGSKFALEGILEALGKEVAQFGIHVTAIEPGSFRTDWAGRSMSRATRTIDEYDELFTPIREARQKASGNQLGDPAKAGEALVHITSLERPPSHLLLGSDALRLVTAARTAVDEDIRTWEALSRTTDFAEGAQL
- a CDS encoding TetR/AcrR family transcriptional regulator: MSRRTTERKGDVRERAILDTCEVLLAHKGYDAMTVGDIAQGAGITRGALYFYFGSKQEVVTALAARTVEHLWERSRVAAEADEPVQAIAAAMRRTVELWNEHGLVMRTAIDLSLTVPEIGELWSRTADLFSSAITAVLERAGVRAGAEPDQASAMARALCWMIERSFYHASQESRESLQRASSTCEHIWMVSAGLTA